A single genomic interval of Nonomuraea rubra harbors:
- a CDS encoding TetR/AcrR family transcriptional regulator codes for MPKPPIKHRLAEAAVALFDENGYDATTVDDIAARAGVSRSTFFRHYRSKEDAIFPDHDALLDKIDARLRASTAGTAIAAITDAVRIVLAHYVDDAEVSLRRYRLVRQVPALRDREIASVARYQRLFREFVGTWLGDTPDAGLRAELMAASVVAAHNQVLRGWLRAGGTYDPSDRLDHALGYVIATFRHLEQPQEDEQIVVATFSRAATPQAVMAAIQQHLSGSV; via the coding sequence GTGCCGAAACCGCCCATCAAACACCGCCTCGCCGAAGCCGCCGTGGCACTCTTCGACGAGAACGGCTACGACGCCACCACCGTCGACGACATCGCGGCACGCGCGGGCGTCAGCCGCAGCACCTTCTTCCGCCACTACCGCTCCAAGGAAGACGCCATCTTCCCCGACCACGACGCACTGCTCGACAAGATCGACGCACGACTCCGCGCATCCACCGCCGGCACCGCCATCGCCGCCATCACCGACGCCGTCCGCATCGTGCTCGCCCACTACGTCGACGACGCCGAGGTCTCACTCCGCCGCTACCGCCTCGTACGCCAGGTCCCCGCACTCCGCGACCGCGAGATCGCCAGCGTCGCCCGCTACCAGCGGCTCTTCCGCGAGTTCGTCGGCACCTGGCTGGGCGACACCCCCGACGCCGGGCTACGCGCCGAACTCATGGCCGCCTCCGTCGTCGCCGCCCACAACCAGGTCCTGCGCGGCTGGCTGCGCGCCGGCGGCACGTACGATCCCTCCGACCGGCTCGACCACGCCCTCGGCTACGTCATCGCCACCTTCCGCCACCTCGAACAGCCGCAGGAGGACGAACAGATCGTGGTGGCCACCTTCAGCCGCGCCGCGACCCCCCAGGCCGTCATGGCGGCCATCCAGCAACATCTGTCTGGCAGCGTCTGA
- a CDS encoding serine/threonine-protein kinase, translating into MEPRPLAEGDPRRISGYPLTGVLGAGGQGVVYLGRTPHGQPVAVKTLHARPAGDAGARERFLREAAIAARVAAFCTARVLDAGLDDGRPYLVSEYVPGPSLEALVARDGPRAGGGLDRLAITTLTALQAIHRAGVVHRDLKPSNVIMGPEGPVVIDFGIARLLDQSTTGPGLVGTPAYLAPELLNGAPADAASDVFAWAATLVYAATGHRAFPGAVTAVVLNAIMTREPDLAGVPGHLRPLLAACLAKDPASRPAVADLLTALTQERSLPGRPVDLRRRRLVRALAAGAAVAAIPAMYGLAGLFSPGGGVPFGSLVREPVAGRQQWVLSVALSRLNGRPVVVSGGHDGTVAVTDLATGAPVGALLRGHRGPVWSVATDLLPGGPVAASGGLDGTVRLWDLTTGTPLLEPFTGHGGSVESVATGRLGDRPVAVSGSLDRTVRVWDLTTGAPAGEPAEGHAGWVLAVAVGQAGDRPVVVSGGHDGTVLISDLATGARVAGRVRAHRGPVESAAVGRIGDRPVAISGGGDGDHTVRVWDLASAAPIGEPLTGHRSWALGLAAGELPGGRAVVVSGGYRDETVRVWDLATGTPIGGPFLGHRGLIESVAVGLLDDRPVAVSGGDDGRVRVWSLQAPYPPASG; encoded by the coding sequence GTGGAGCCGCGCCCGCTGGCCGAAGGCGATCCCCGGCGGATCTCCGGCTACCCGCTGACCGGCGTGCTGGGCGCCGGCGGCCAGGGCGTGGTCTACCTGGGCCGCACGCCGCACGGGCAGCCGGTGGCCGTCAAGACGCTGCACGCCCGCCCGGCCGGCGACGCCGGGGCCCGGGAGCGTTTCCTGCGGGAGGCCGCGATCGCCGCGCGGGTGGCGGCGTTCTGCACCGCGCGCGTGCTGGACGCGGGCCTCGATGACGGGCGGCCCTACCTGGTCAGCGAGTACGTCCCCGGCCCGTCCCTGGAGGCTCTCGTGGCCCGGGACGGGCCGCGCGCCGGCGGCGGGCTGGACCGGCTCGCGATCACCACGCTGACGGCGCTGCAGGCGATCCACCGGGCCGGCGTCGTGCACCGGGACCTCAAGCCGAGCAACGTGATCATGGGGCCGGAAGGCCCGGTGGTCATCGACTTCGGCATCGCCCGGCTCCTCGACCAGTCCACCACCGGCCCCGGCCTGGTCGGCACCCCGGCCTACCTGGCGCCCGAGCTGCTGAACGGCGCCCCCGCCGACGCGGCCTCGGACGTGTTCGCCTGGGCCGCCACCCTGGTCTACGCCGCCACCGGGCACCGGGCCTTCCCCGGCGCGGTCACGGCGGTGGTCCTCAACGCGATCATGACCCGCGAGCCCGACCTGGCGGGCGTGCCCGGCCACCTGCGCCCGCTGCTGGCCGCCTGCCTGGCCAAGGACCCCGCCTCCCGTCCCGCCGTCGCCGACCTGCTCACCGCCCTCACCCAGGAACGGTCCCTGCCCGGCCGCCCGGTGGACCTGCGACGCCGCCGCCTGGTACGGGCGCTCGCGGCGGGCGCCGCCGTCGCCGCGATCCCGGCGATGTACGGCCTGGCGGGCCTCTTCTCCCCCGGCGGCGGCGTCCCGTTCGGGAGCCTGGTCCGCGAGCCGGTCGCGGGCCGCCAGCAGTGGGTCCTGTCGGTGGCGCTGAGCCGCCTGAACGGTCGCCCGGTCGTGGTCAGCGGCGGCCACGACGGCACCGTCGCCGTGACGGACCTGGCCACCGGCGCCCCCGTGGGCGCGCTGCTGCGCGGCCACCGGGGCCCGGTCTGGTCGGTGGCGACGGACCTGTTACCCGGCGGTCCCGTCGCCGCCTCCGGCGGCCTCGACGGCACAGTGCGCCTGTGGGACCTGACGACCGGCACGCCGCTCCTGGAACCGTTCACCGGGCACGGGGGCTCGGTCGAGTCGGTGGCCACCGGCCGGCTCGGCGACCGCCCCGTGGCGGTCTCCGGCAGCCTCGACCGCACCGTACGCGTGTGGGACCTGACGACCGGCGCCCCCGCCGGCGAACCGGCCGAGGGCCACGCGGGCTGGGTGCTGGCCGTCGCCGTAGGACAGGCCGGTGACCGCCCCGTCGTGGTCTCCGGCGGGCACGACGGGACCGTCCTCATCTCCGACCTGGCCACCGGCGCCCGGGTGGCCGGACGCGTCCGCGCGCACCGCGGCCCGGTGGAGTCGGCGGCGGTCGGCCGGATCGGCGACCGTCCCGTGGCGATCTCGGGCGGCGGCGACGGCGACCACACGGTACGGGTGTGGGACCTGGCGAGCGCCGCGCCGATCGGCGAGCCGCTGACCGGGCACCGGAGCTGGGCCCTGGGCCTGGCGGCGGGCGAGCTGCCCGGCGGGCGGGCCGTGGTGGTGTCCGGCGGTTACAGGGACGAGACGGTGCGCGTCTGGGACCTCGCCACCGGCACGCCGATCGGCGGCCCCTTCCTCGGGCACCGGGGCCTGATCGAGTCGGTGGCGGTGGGGCTGCTGGACGACCGGCCGGTGGCGGTGTCCGGCGGCGACGACGGCAGGGTGCGGGTGTGGAGCCTTCAGGCGCCGTACCCGCCCGCCTCAGGCTGA
- a CDS encoding cellulase family glycosylhydrolase — MALPLVVPLVVPSAAGAQAADPLVSQGRPVTASSVEATGLEPGKAVDGSTSTRWASAEGVDPQWIRVDLGSAHDVSRVRLTWEVAHATAYRVQTSPDGSTWSDLYSTTTGDGAVDDLTVSGTGRYVRVYGTQRGTPYGYSLWELEVYGTPTGGGGGGTPVQANGQLRVCGIKLCNAGGKQIQLRGMSSHGIQWYNQCLNTASLDALANDWKADVLRISMYIQEGGYETNPRLFTDRVHSLIEMATARGMYAIVDWHMLTPGDPMYNLSRARTFFTEIAQRHNGKQNVLYEIANEPNGDAVTWSVIRDYAHQLIPVIRQHDPDAPILVGTRAWSSLGVSGGGDETEIVNNPVNAANIMYTFHFYAGSHGTEYLNTLSRAADRLPIFVTEFGTQSASGDGANNFARSQQYLDLLAQKKISWVNWNFSDDFRTGAVFTTGTCPNGSFAGTGNLKEAGVWVRDRIRTADDF; from the coding sequence ATGGCGTTGCCGCTGGTGGTGCCGCTGGTGGTGCCGTCCGCCGCGGGCGCGCAGGCGGCCGACCCCCTGGTGTCGCAGGGCAGGCCCGTGACGGCCTCCTCGGTCGAGGCCACCGGCCTGGAGCCGGGCAAGGCCGTGGACGGCAGCACGTCCACCCGCTGGGCCAGCGCCGAAGGGGTGGACCCGCAGTGGATCCGGGTGGACCTCGGCTCCGCGCACGACGTCTCGCGGGTGCGCCTGACCTGGGAGGTCGCCCACGCCACGGCGTACCGGGTGCAGACCTCGCCCGACGGCTCCACCTGGAGCGACCTCTACTCCACCACCACCGGCGACGGCGCGGTCGACGACCTCACGGTCAGCGGCACCGGCCGGTACGTCCGCGTGTACGGCACGCAACGCGGCACCCCCTACGGCTACTCCCTGTGGGAGCTGGAGGTCTACGGAACCCCCACCGGCGGCGGAGGCGGCGGCACCCCCGTGCAGGCGAACGGGCAGCTGCGCGTGTGCGGCATCAAGCTCTGCAACGCCGGCGGCAAGCAGATCCAGCTGCGCGGCATGAGCAGCCACGGCATCCAGTGGTACAACCAGTGCCTCAACACCGCCTCGCTCGACGCCCTGGCGAACGACTGGAAGGCCGACGTCCTGCGCATCTCCATGTACATCCAGGAGGGCGGCTACGAGACCAACCCCAGGCTGTTCACCGACCGCGTGCACTCCCTGATCGAGATGGCCACCGCCCGGGGCATGTACGCGATCGTCGACTGGCACATGCTCACCCCGGGCGACCCGATGTACAACCTCAGCCGGGCCAGGACGTTCTTCACCGAGATCGCCCAGCGGCACAACGGCAAGCAGAACGTCCTGTACGAGATCGCGAACGAGCCGAACGGCGACGCCGTCACCTGGTCCGTCATCCGCGACTACGCCCACCAGCTCATCCCGGTGATCCGCCAGCACGACCCCGACGCCCCGATCCTGGTCGGCACCCGGGCCTGGTCGTCGCTCGGCGTCTCCGGCGGCGGCGACGAGACCGAGATCGTCAACAACCCGGTCAACGCCGCCAACATCATGTACACCTTCCACTTCTACGCGGGCTCGCACGGCACCGAGTACCTGAACACCCTCTCCAGGGCCGCCGACCGGCTGCCGATCTTCGTGACCGAGTTCGGCACCCAGAGCGCGTCCGGCGACGGGGCCAACAACTTCGCCAGGTCGCAGCAGTACCTCGACCTGCTGGCCCAGAAGAAGATCAGCTGGGTGAACTGGAACTTCTCCGACGACTTCCGCACGGGCGCCGTCTTCACCACCGGGACGTGCCCGAACGGCTCGTTCGCCGGGACGGGCAACCTCAAGGAGGCCGGCGTCTGGGTCCGCGACCGGATCCGCACCGCCGACGACTTCTGA
- a CDS encoding acyl-CoA carboxylase subunit beta, translated as MAAQDTAGSLARLKERLDEAVHVGEARAAAKQHARGRLTARERIERLLDEGSFVELDALARGSLGYGDGVVTGYGTVDGRQVCVFSQDFTVAGGSLGEVYGQKICKVMDLAVRNGCPIVGINEGAGARIQEGVVSLGLYGEIFRRNIRASGVIPQISLIMGACAGGHVYSPALTDFTIMVDEQSHMFVTGPDVIRTVTGEDVTFEDLGGGRVHNSRSGVAHYLASDEDDALDYARALLAYLPDNNLDEPSYPHVEVDLADDPALDRLVPDSPNQPYDMLEVIGALVDDGEFLEVQELFAPNIVVGFGRVEGRPVGVVANQPLRLAGTLDIDASEKAARFVRTCDAFSIPVLTLVDVPGFLPGTGQEWNGIIRRGAKLLYAYGEATVPLVTVITRKAYGGAYDVMGSKHLGADVNLAWSTAQIAVMGAQGAVNILHRKRLAAADDPDALRAELVAEYDDTLATPYLAAERGYVDKVIRPGETRREVVRALRLLRGKRDVLPPKKHGNIPL; from the coding sequence ATGGCAGCGCAGGACACCGCGGGCAGTCTGGCCCGTCTCAAGGAGCGCCTGGATGAGGCGGTGCATGTCGGTGAGGCGCGTGCGGCGGCCAAGCAGCACGCCAGGGGCCGGTTGACCGCGCGGGAGCGGATCGAGCGGTTGCTGGACGAGGGTTCGTTCGTGGAGCTGGATGCTCTGGCGAGGGGGTCGCTCGGTTACGGGGACGGGGTGGTGACCGGGTACGGGACGGTGGACGGCCGTCAGGTGTGCGTGTTCTCGCAGGACTTCACGGTGGCCGGGGGCTCGCTGGGTGAGGTGTACGGGCAGAAGATCTGCAAGGTGATGGATCTTGCGGTGCGCAACGGCTGCCCGATCGTCGGGATCAACGAGGGGGCGGGCGCGCGGATCCAGGAGGGTGTGGTCTCGCTCGGCCTGTACGGGGAGATCTTCCGCCGGAACATCCGCGCGTCGGGGGTGATCCCGCAGATCTCGCTCATCATGGGCGCGTGCGCGGGCGGCCATGTCTACTCGCCCGCGCTGACCGACTTCACGATCATGGTGGATGAGCAGTCGCACATGTTCGTCACGGGCCCGGACGTGATCAGGACGGTGACGGGCGAGGACGTGACGTTCGAGGACCTGGGTGGCGGCCGGGTGCACAACAGCCGCAGCGGCGTGGCCCACTACCTGGCCTCCGATGAGGACGACGCGCTCGACTACGCGCGGGCGCTGCTGGCGTACCTGCCGGACAACAACCTCGATGAGCCGTCGTATCCGCATGTGGAGGTGGATCTGGCGGATGATCCGGCGCTGGACAGGCTCGTCCCGGATTCGCCGAACCAGCCGTACGACATGCTGGAGGTGATCGGCGCGCTGGTGGACGACGGTGAGTTCCTGGAGGTGCAGGAGCTGTTCGCGCCGAACATCGTGGTGGGTTTCGGGCGGGTGGAGGGCCGGCCGGTCGGGGTGGTGGCGAACCAGCCGTTGCGGCTGGCGGGCACGCTGGACATCGACGCCTCGGAGAAGGCGGCCCGGTTCGTGCGCACGTGCGATGCGTTCAGCATTCCGGTGCTGACGCTGGTGGATGTGCCGGGGTTCCTGCCCGGTACGGGGCAGGAGTGGAACGGGATCATCCGGCGGGGTGCCAAGCTGCTGTACGCCTACGGTGAGGCGACCGTTCCGCTCGTGACCGTGATCACGCGCAAGGCCTATGGCGGCGCGTACGACGTGATGGGGTCCAAGCACCTGGGTGCGGACGTCAACCTGGCGTGGTCCACCGCGCAGATCGCGGTCATGGGGGCGCAGGGCGCGGTGAACATCCTGCATCGCAAGCGGCTGGCCGCCGCCGATGATCCGGACGCGCTGCGGGCCGAGCTGGTCGCGGAGTACGACGACACGCTGGCCACCCCGTATCTGGCGGCGGAGCGCGGTTACGTGGACAAGGTGATCCGGCCTGGTGAGACGCGGCGCGAGGTGGTCCGGGCGTTGCGGTTGCTGCGTGGCAAGCGTGATGTGCTGCCGCCGAAGAAGCACGGGAACATCCCGCTGTGA
- a CDS encoding acetyl/propionyl/methylcrotonyl-CoA carboxylase subunit alpha, protein MRKVLVANRGEIAVRVVRACRDAGIGCVAVYADPDRDALHVRLADEAYALDGQSPAGTYLDVAKLLEVAARSGADSVHPGYGFLAENAAFAEAVIGAGLVWIGPPPSAIVALGDKVRARHIAQKVGAPLVAGTSDPVADVGEVVAFAERFGLPVAIKAAFGGGGRGLKVARSLEEIPGLYDSAVREAVAAFGRGECFVERYLDRPRHVETQCLADVHGDVVVVSTRDCSLQRRHQKLVEEAPAPFLTREQEVLLRESSKAILREAGYVGAGTCEFLVGQDGTVSFLEVNTRLQVEHPVTEEVTGIDLVREMFRIAEGEPLGYDDPAPRGHSIEFRVNAEDPGRSFLPAPGTITRWRAPSGPGVRLDSGYEVGESVPGAFDSLVAKLVVTGASREQALQRARRALAEFEVEGMPTVLPFHRAVVSEPAFTAEPFAVHTRWIETEFDNRIPPYAGPVAEGEAVRRERVTVEVAGKRLEVVLPAGLGGGGGAPKAAAGRRVRKAAAPAAGGGDALVSPMQGTIVKVVAADGDSVAAGDTVVVLEAMKMEQPLTAHKDGVVVGMAAAVGAVVAAGAVVCEIKDPV, encoded by the coding sequence CTGCGTAAGGTGCTGGTCGCCAATCGGGGGGAGATCGCCGTCCGGGTGGTGCGGGCGTGCCGGGATGCCGGGATCGGTTGCGTGGCCGTGTACGCCGATCCGGATCGGGACGCGTTGCACGTGCGCCTGGCCGATGAGGCGTACGCGCTGGATGGGCAGTCGCCTGCCGGTACCTACCTGGACGTCGCCAAGCTGCTGGAGGTGGCCGCTCGTTCCGGGGCTGATTCCGTGCATCCCGGTTACGGTTTCCTGGCCGAGAACGCCGCTTTCGCCGAGGCGGTGATCGGCGCGGGTCTGGTCTGGATCGGCCCGCCTCCGTCCGCGATCGTGGCGCTGGGTGACAAGGTGCGGGCCCGGCACATCGCGCAGAAGGTCGGTGCGCCGCTGGTCGCCGGGACGTCCGATCCGGTGGCGGATGTGGGCGAGGTGGTGGCGTTCGCGGAACGGTTCGGGTTGCCGGTTGCGATCAAGGCGGCGTTCGGTGGTGGCGGGCGTGGGCTGAAGGTGGCGCGTTCGCTGGAGGAGATTCCCGGCCTGTACGACAGTGCCGTCCGTGAGGCGGTGGCCGCGTTCGGCCGGGGTGAGTGTTTCGTCGAGCGTTATCTTGATCGTCCTCGTCATGTGGAGACGCAGTGCCTGGCGGATGTCCACGGCGACGTGGTCGTGGTCTCCACCCGGGACTGTTCGCTGCAGCGGCGTCACCAGAAGCTGGTGGAGGAGGCTCCTGCGCCGTTTCTCACGCGGGAGCAGGAGGTGCTGCTGCGTGAGTCGTCCAAGGCGATCCTGCGTGAGGCCGGATATGTCGGGGCGGGTACGTGTGAGTTCCTGGTGGGTCAGGACGGCACGGTCTCGTTCCTGGAGGTCAACACCCGGCTTCAGGTGGAGCATCCGGTGACCGAGGAGGTGACCGGGATCGATCTTGTCCGCGAGATGTTCCGCATCGCCGAGGGGGAGCCTCTGGGGTATGACGATCCGGCGCCGCGCGGGCATTCCATCGAGTTTCGCGTCAATGCCGAGGATCCGGGGCGTTCGTTCCTGCCCGCTCCGGGGACGATCACGCGCTGGCGTGCCCCTTCCGGGCCCGGTGTCCGGCTCGACAGCGGGTACGAGGTGGGCGAGTCGGTGCCGGGTGCCTTCGACTCGCTGGTCGCCAAGCTGGTCGTCACCGGTGCTTCCCGGGAGCAGGCGTTGCAGCGTGCCCGCCGTGCGCTGGCGGAGTTCGAGGTGGAGGGCATGCCGACGGTGCTGCCGTTTCACCGGGCCGTCGTGAGCGAGCCGGCTTTCACGGCCGAGCCGTTCGCGGTTCACACGCGGTGGATCGAGACCGAGTTCGACAACCGGATCCCGCCCTACGCCGGGCCTGTCGCGGAGGGCGAGGCGGTGCGGCGGGAGCGTGTCACCGTGGAGGTGGCGGGCAAGCGCCTGGAGGTCGTGCTCCCGGCCGGGCTCGGCGGGGGCGGGGGCGCGCCGAAGGCCGCGGCCGGCCGCCGGGTCAGGAAGGCGGCGGCGCCTGCGGCGGGTGGTGGAGACGCGCTGGTCAGTCCGATGCAGGGGACGATCGTCAAGGTGGTCGCCGCCGACGGTGACAGTGTGGCGGCGGGTGACACCGTCGTGGTGCTGGAGGCCATGAAGATGGAGCAGCCGCTCACGGCGCACAAGGACGGGGTCGTGGTCGGGATGGCGGCCGCGGTGGGGGCCGTGGTGGCGGCTGGCGCGGTGGTCTGCGAGATCAAGGATCCGGTGTGA
- a CDS encoding class I SAM-dependent methyltransferase yields the protein MIYEHPLAYVLGLEGIALMRAYTGEHGREFVEARLAEIRKLIDDDSLAGAAVEVARVDTVAGYRIWSQTYDGPNSAFDLDEPFIREVVGALPAGDALDAGCGTGRLAAYLAGRGHRVRGVDSSPDMLERARQRVPQAEFLLGDLSSLPVPDESVDLVVCSLALTHVPELGPVLAEFARVVRPGGQVVIADIHPEGVARGVVPPVRLPGGQPARVATYRHLVGDYLRAALAAGLQVRRCEEPLHPPGQPGERTDAPGPWDVWPWALYGLAPEAAHAAVAGTPSMLFWHLRR from the coding sequence GTGATCTACGAGCATCCTCTGGCGTACGTGCTCGGCCTGGAGGGCATCGCCCTGATGCGGGCCTACACCGGCGAGCACGGCCGCGAGTTCGTCGAGGCCCGGCTGGCCGAGATCCGCAAGCTGATCGACGACGATTCCCTGGCCGGCGCCGCCGTCGAGGTCGCCCGCGTGGACACCGTGGCCGGTTACCGGATCTGGTCGCAGACCTACGACGGCCCCAACTCCGCGTTCGACCTCGACGAGCCCTTCATCAGGGAGGTCGTCGGCGCGCTGCCGGCCGGCGACGCGCTCGACGCGGGGTGCGGCACCGGCAGGCTGGCGGCCTACCTGGCGGGCCGGGGCCATCGGGTGCGCGGCGTCGACAGCTCGCCCGACATGCTGGAGCGGGCGCGGCAGCGGGTGCCGCAGGCGGAGTTCCTGCTGGGCGACCTGTCGTCGCTGCCGGTGCCCGACGAGTCCGTCGACCTGGTGGTCTGCTCGCTGGCGTTGACGCACGTGCCCGAGCTCGGCCCGGTGCTGGCGGAGTTCGCCCGGGTGGTGCGGCCCGGCGGGCAGGTGGTGATCGCCGACATCCATCCCGAGGGCGTGGCCAGGGGAGTGGTCCCGCCCGTACGGCTGCCCGGCGGACAGCCGGCCAGGGTGGCCACCTACCGGCACCTGGTCGGCGACTACCTGCGCGCCGCGCTGGCGGCCGGGCTCCAGGTGCGGCGATGCGAGGAGCCCCTGCACCCGCCAGGACAGCCGGGGGAGCGGACCGACGCCCCGGGGCCGTGGGACGTGTGGCCGTGGGCCCTGTACGGCCTGGCACCGGAGGCGGCGCACGCGGCCGTCGCCGGAACGCCGTCGATGTTGTTCTGGCACCTTCGGCGCTGA
- a CDS encoding LysR family transcriptional regulator: MDDEPLPTPAVSPGLDLDLRLVRYFTVVAEHLNFARAAAALHVAQPSLSRQIQRLEDALGVRLLERTTQGSSLSAAGAAFLPRAQALLHTADQAVLAARAAAPPRTITIGYVEDLVITPAVRDLRRRHPDAHVRTRHLDSDEARALPGRQVDALVTRTPLPIPDDGLEVTVLYDEPRVLLVPASHPLAGKESVSPDDFAREPLVACAGMAAAWTGFWRLAPRPDGAPAPLGPMLADTFEDKLEVVADGRAVAIVPAGDRRSTLRDDLVTIPVDGIEPCQVAVVTRAGDRNPLVARFRESARNCLAR, encoded by the coding sequence GTGGATGACGAACCCCTGCCCACCCCGGCGGTCAGTCCCGGCCTGGACCTCGACCTGCGCCTGGTGCGGTACTTCACGGTCGTCGCCGAGCACCTGAACTTCGCCAGGGCGGCGGCGGCGCTGCACGTCGCCCAGCCCTCCCTGAGCCGCCAGATCCAGCGGCTGGAGGACGCGCTCGGCGTACGCCTGCTGGAGCGCACCACCCAGGGCAGCAGCCTGAGCGCGGCCGGCGCGGCGTTCCTCCCGCGAGCGCAGGCGCTCCTGCACACCGCCGACCAGGCGGTGCTCGCAGCCCGCGCCGCCGCGCCCCCGCGCACCATCACCATCGGCTACGTCGAGGACCTCGTCATCACCCCCGCGGTGCGGGACCTGCGCCGCCGCCATCCCGACGCCCACGTCCGCACCCGGCACCTGGACTCGGACGAGGCCCGCGCCCTGCCCGGCCGCCAGGTCGACGCGCTCGTCACCCGCACGCCGCTGCCGATCCCGGACGACGGCCTGGAGGTGACCGTCCTCTACGACGAGCCCCGGGTGCTCCTCGTCCCCGCCTCCCACCCCCTCGCCGGCAAGGAGTCCGTCAGCCCGGACGACTTCGCCCGCGAGCCCCTCGTCGCCTGCGCCGGCATGGCGGCGGCCTGGACCGGGTTCTGGCGGCTCGCCCCCCGCCCGGACGGAGCTCCGGCCCCGCTCGGCCCCATGCTCGCCGACACCTTCGAGGACAAGCTGGAGGTCGTCGCCGACGGCCGGGCCGTGGCCATCGTGCCCGCCGGCGACCGGCGCAGCACGCTCCGCGACGACCTCGTCACCATCCCCGTGGACGGCATCGAGCCGTGCCAGGTGGCCGTCGTCACCCGCGCCGGCGACCGCAACCCGCTCGTCGCCCGCTTCCGGGAATCCGCGAGAAACTGTCTCGCCCGCTGA
- a CDS encoding alpha/beta fold hydrolase produces the protein MTVVFVHGVPVTSAVWTPLLKELSAFQHDEVVRLSPPGFGAPLPADFGATIEDYRNWLVAELSRFAGPVHLVGHDWGGGHVTEVAMARPDLLRSWVSDTIGGYEPDFVWHPLAQLWQTPGEGERSIGEIFAGDAGERAARMVEWGIPEPAAGEVALAQGADMGRAILALYRSAVPPVLVERGRDLPAAAARPGLVLVPTEDVTVGSVAARHRAAGRAGARAVELDGLGHWWMLQDPARAARVLSEFWNGLES, from the coding sequence ATGACTGTTGTCTTCGTTCACGGTGTCCCGGTGACGTCCGCGGTGTGGACACCGTTGCTCAAGGAGTTGTCCGCATTCCAGCATGACGAGGTGGTCCGGCTCTCGCCTCCGGGCTTCGGCGCCCCGTTGCCCGCGGATTTCGGTGCCACGATCGAGGACTACCGGAACTGGCTCGTTGCCGAGCTTTCGCGATTCGCCGGACCCGTGCACCTCGTCGGTCACGACTGGGGAGGCGGGCACGTCACCGAGGTCGCGATGGCCCGTCCCGACCTGCTGCGCAGCTGGGTCAGCGACACCATCGGCGGGTACGAGCCGGACTTCGTCTGGCACCCGCTGGCACAGCTCTGGCAGACGCCCGGCGAGGGAGAGCGGAGCATCGGAGAGATCTTCGCCGGGGACGCCGGCGAGCGGGCGGCGCGCATGGTCGAATGGGGCATCCCCGAGCCGGCGGCCGGTGAGGTGGCACTCGCGCAGGGCGCGGACATGGGCAGGGCGATTCTCGCGCTGTACCGGTCCGCGGTGCCGCCCGTGCTGGTCGAGCGTGGCCGCGATCTTCCCGCCGCCGCTGCCCGGCCGGGCCTGGTCCTGGTTCCCACCGAGGACGTCACCGTCGGCAGCGTCGCCGCCCGCCACCGTGCCGCCGGGCGCGCCGGCGCTCGGGCCGTGGAGCTCGACGGGCTCGGGCACTGGTGGATGCTGCAGGACCCCGCTCGGGCGGCCCGCGTGCTGTCGGAGTTCTGGAACGGCCTGGAGTCCTGA
- a CDS encoding acyl-CoA carboxylase subunit epsilon: MKIVKGSPTAEELAALVVALRAVRRAPAPLPVARRVLRRPVVPGPGGWRESRWSVGGRL, from the coding sequence GTGAAGATCGTCAAGGGTTCTCCGACGGCCGAGGAACTGGCTGCTCTCGTGGTGGCGCTGCGGGCCGTGCGGCGGGCGCCGGCGCCGTTGCCCGTGGCGCGCCGCGTGTTGCGGCGTCCTGTCGTGCCGGGGCCGGGCGGTTGGCGGGAGTCGCGATGGAGTGTGGGAGGACGGTTGTGA
- a CDS encoding SDR family oxidoreductase: MAGRVKAEFGTIDALFVNAGVNGFAPFEATSEELFDRLLTINAKGPYFTVQKLAPLIAEGGGVVLTTAVANVKALRRSARTGPARRRCARRPAAAAEGAAERRDSDAAAGRTPGEVARAFAFLAFEATYTTNAELTVDGGASQL, encoded by the coding sequence CTGGCCGGCCGGGTGAAGGCCGAGTTCGGCACGATCGACGCCCTGTTCGTCAACGCCGGCGTGAACGGTTTCGCGCCGTTCGAGGCGACGAGCGAGGAGTTGTTCGACCGCCTGCTGACGATCAACGCCAAGGGGCCGTACTTCACGGTGCAGAAACTCGCTCCGCTGATCGCGGAGGGCGGCGGCGTGGTGCTCACCACCGCCGTGGCGAACGTCAAGGCACTGCGGCGCTCAGCGCGTACGGGGCCAGCAAGGCGGCGCTGCGCTCGACGACCCGCGGCCGCGGCTGAAGGCGCAGCTGAGCGCCGAGATTCCGATGCTGCGGCCGGGCGCACGCCCGGCGAGGTCGCCAGGGCATTCGCCTTCCTCGCCTTCGAGGCGACCTACACCACCAATGCCGAGCTCACCGTCGACGGTGGCGCCTCCCAGCTCTGA